From a single Culex pipiens pallens isolate TS unplaced genomic scaffold, TS_CPP_V2 Cpp_Un0002, whole genome shotgun sequence genomic region:
- the LOC120417448 gene encoding protein obstructor-E-like, translating into MAVKTTVIVLVSLLIGLASGQRQDQDDPCKTKSKVVGDATYCDRYWECVNNQAELYDCPNGLVFAGKHRGVTEGCDYPWRSDYCDGKQLANGPISTEHCDWLYGIFGHETSCTRYWTCWNGTATEQLCIGGLLYNENAHSCDWPENVEGCQKHPLCNDDANGNVPLGKSCNRYWQCQGGYPRLQRCPAMLVFDRRSLRCVVPPTEDCDIPTTPQPFDGDLEQGKGNAISNLPPGAIQGKLGGGSGGRKQN; encoded by the exons GCCTCGCCAGCGGTCAGCGCCAGGACCAGGATGACCCGTGCAAGACCAAATCGAAGGTGGTTGGCGACGCGACGTACTGCGACCGGTACTGGGAGTGCGTCAACAACCAGGCCGAGCTGTACGACTGCCCGAACGGGTTGGTTTTTGCCGGCAAGCACCGCGGCGTGACCGAGGGCTGCGACTACCCGTGGCGGTCGGACTACTGTGACGGCAAGCAGCTGGCAA ACGGCCCCATCTCGACGGAGCACTGCGACTGGCTGTACGGCATCTTTGGCCACGAGACGTCCTGCACCCGGTACTGGACGTGCTGGAACGGAACGGCCACCGAGCAGCTGTGCATCGGTGGGCTGCTGTACAACGAGAACGCCCACAGCTGCGACTGGCCGGAGAATGTCGAGGGTTGCCAGAAGCACC CCCTCTGCAACGACGACGCTAATGGCAACGTTCCGCTAGGAAAGTCCTGCAACCGGTACTGGCAGTGCCAGGGTGGCTACCCGCGGCTCCAGCGATGCCCGGCCATGCTGGTGTTTGACCGGCGAAGCCTGCGCTGTGTCGTGCCGCCGACGGAGGACTGTGACATCCCGACCACCCCGCAGCCCTTCGACGGAGACCTGGAGCAGGGCAAG GGAAATGCCATTTCGAATCTGCCACCGGGTGCCATCCAGGGAAAGCTCGGAGGAGGTAGCGGCGGCCGGAAGCAAAACTAA